The Halobacterium sp. CBA1132 genome has a segment encoding these proteins:
- a CDS encoding right-handed parallel beta-helix repeat-containing protein has protein sequence MTPRTLLVAALVVLAAATAGVAAGAAGPATAAETGPTYVDGDVTENTTWTAENGPYYVGRDLTVAGDATLTVEPGTRVNVGEEVTITVRGSLVAAGTGLDPIQFTTADPSSGPGTWQTIEYAGDGDSTLRLEHTILEHATTAVTATSSAGSIRVADSTVREHVRDGLAVTAREGAPSIRITDSRFADVGRAGVTAAVPETVPYVDAVRDLRVSGTTFANTGTNGVRVRARAISDVKLTDVTVAGVSGTGVAFETESTDARPKATNDHTVEDVTLRRVAVENVGGNGVVFQGGALEDVLVSESEVRAASGSGVRVHGATDADRVRFARNTVVDSRDGLRVSLRRTSGSIQHVSLAVQHNEFSRNDQYGIDASAEYVFVDAFDVRNNTLSGNGAGGARFGTQQVDNTVFADNVVRENDGPGVAVSAVRVRGVTVLRNRLVDNAGDGLSVDAHDLLGGVTVGFNDALDNGEFGVDVAGQRAGTTTVVHNNTIAANANGVRVAGPTPTRLANNSVVLNTADRERADGGRDAAAATGVVVENAPNVELGHNDIYGHIVGLRSALDTGEVVVAEHNYWGAPSGPYHETLNPGGAGDAVVTDGGKADPVPFASEPFGPRYERPTAALVANETTVRVGDPVELAGRQSTDDGDIEVYEFTVAGERHVGSSPTYVTRFDEPGTYAVSLAVEDELGVQSLNDATVNVTVEAAAQPTHTTTATTTATTAAPEPGDGRDDSLLASLFSLWGGLGALIYLLALALGAYGTWLSIRGNDPPVAGTTIHALAAVGVLTWAVAGFLGDGALLTFAAGGAVAWGAATGVVLALATR, from the coding sequence ATGACGCCGAGAACCCTCCTCGTCGCCGCACTCGTGGTGCTCGCTGCGGCCACCGCCGGGGTCGCCGCTGGTGCCGCCGGGCCGGCGACCGCCGCGGAGACAGGGCCGACGTACGTCGACGGTGACGTGACCGAGAACACGACGTGGACCGCCGAGAACGGCCCGTACTACGTGGGCCGCGACCTGACCGTCGCCGGGGACGCGACGCTCACTGTCGAACCCGGTACGCGAGTCAACGTCGGCGAGGAAGTCACGATAACCGTCCGGGGGAGCCTCGTGGCGGCCGGAACCGGACTCGACCCGATTCAGTTCACGACCGCCGACCCATCCTCGGGCCCGGGGACGTGGCAGACCATCGAGTACGCCGGCGACGGCGACTCCACGCTCCGGTTGGAACACACCATCCTCGAACACGCCACGACCGCGGTGACGGCGACGTCGAGCGCGGGGTCGATTCGCGTCGCCGACTCGACGGTCCGCGAGCACGTCCGCGACGGTCTCGCCGTCACGGCCCGAGAGGGAGCGCCGTCGATTCGGATTACGGACTCGCGGTTCGCCGACGTCGGCCGCGCGGGCGTCACCGCCGCGGTTCCCGAGACCGTGCCGTACGTGGATGCCGTGCGCGACCTCCGGGTCTCCGGGACGACGTTCGCGAACACCGGCACGAACGGCGTTCGCGTGCGAGCGAGAGCGATTTCGGACGTCAAACTGACCGACGTCACCGTCGCCGGCGTCTCGGGCACCGGCGTTGCCTTCGAGACCGAGTCGACGGACGCGCGCCCGAAGGCGACGAACGACCACACCGTCGAGGACGTGACGCTCCGCCGCGTCGCCGTCGAGAACGTCGGCGGCAACGGCGTCGTGTTCCAGGGCGGCGCGCTCGAAGACGTACTCGTCTCGGAGAGCGAGGTCCGGGCCGCGTCCGGGAGCGGCGTTCGTGTGCACGGGGCGACCGACGCCGACCGCGTGCGCTTCGCCCGCAACACCGTCGTCGACTCCCGGGACGGACTGCGCGTCTCGCTCCGTCGAACGTCCGGGAGCATCCAGCACGTCTCGCTCGCCGTCCAGCACAACGAGTTCTCGCGCAACGACCAGTACGGTATCGACGCCAGCGCCGAGTACGTCTTCGTCGACGCCTTCGACGTGCGGAACAACACGCTCTCCGGGAACGGCGCCGGCGGCGCGAGGTTCGGCACCCAGCAGGTCGACAACACGGTGTTCGCGGACAACGTCGTGCGCGAGAACGACGGCCCCGGTGTCGCCGTCTCCGCGGTCCGGGTGCGCGGCGTGACTGTTCTCCGGAACCGCCTCGTCGACAACGCCGGCGACGGGCTCTCTGTCGACGCTCACGACCTGCTCGGCGGCGTGACTGTCGGCTTCAACGACGCGCTCGACAACGGCGAGTTCGGCGTCGATGTCGCAGGCCAGCGCGCGGGCACCACCACCGTCGTCCACAACAATACGATTGCGGCGAACGCCAACGGCGTGCGCGTCGCCGGCCCGACACCCACGCGGCTGGCGAACAACTCCGTGGTGCTGAACACGGCCGACCGGGAGCGCGCGGACGGCGGCCGCGACGCCGCCGCAGCGACCGGCGTCGTCGTCGAGAACGCCCCGAACGTCGAACTCGGCCACAACGACATCTACGGCCACATCGTCGGACTACGGAGCGCGCTCGACACCGGCGAAGTCGTCGTCGCCGAACACAACTACTGGGGCGCCCCCTCGGGCCCGTACCACGAGACGCTCAACCCCGGTGGCGCCGGCGACGCGGTCGTCACCGACGGCGGGAAGGCCGACCCCGTCCCGTTCGCCAGCGAGCCGTTCGGCCCGCGCTACGAGCGCCCGACCGCGGCGCTCGTCGCCAACGAGACGACCGTTCGAGTCGGCGACCCCGTCGAACTCGCGGGCCGCCAATCCACCGACGACGGCGACATCGAAGTCTACGAGTTCACCGTCGCCGGCGAGCGCCACGTCGGCTCCTCGCCGACGTACGTGACCAGATTCGACGAACCTGGTACGTACGCGGTCTCGCTTGCCGTCGAGGACGAACTCGGTGTCCAGAGTCTCAACGACGCGACCGTGAACGTCACCGTCGAAGCCGCCGCCCAGCCCACACACACGACGACTGCGACCACGACCGCGACTACCGCCGCGCCCGAACCCGGCGACGGGCGCGACGACTCGCTGCTGGCGAGTCTGTTCTCGCTGTGGGGTGGCCTCGGCGCGCTGATTTACCTACTGGCGCTGGCGCTCGGCGCGTACGGCACGTGGCTGTCCATCCGCGGTAACGACCCGCCGGTCGCCGGAACGACGATTCACGCGCTCGCCGCAGTCGGCGTGCTCACGTGGGCCGTCGCCGGCTTCCTCGGTGACGGCGCGCTGCTTACGTTCGCTGCCGGCGGCGCCGTCGCGTGGGGCGCCGCGACTGGGGTTGTGCTCGCGCTCGCTACAAGATGA